Proteins from one Fragaria vesca subsp. vesca linkage group LG6, FraVesHawaii_1.0, whole genome shotgun sequence genomic window:
- the LOC101297947 gene encoding F-box/kelch-repeat protein At3g06240-like, which translates to MASTICKKEILMDILVRLPAKTLMRFLCACKAWSDMISSPDFVSKNLNTNFTKRKNMHLICLHKLLVDTDDPDDDQPIWSFFHYETFEQGLRLSHPSGSTEHYGIYGSSIGLVCISHTEEGLSCRSPIIIWNPSINKFKTLPSSTNNKFRYMSLQFGYHPGDNDYKVVRMIWFNKDVFAVEVYSLSSNSWKIFEEIPPWLKYNFKHHEGTFINGVAYRILEKHYMYTLMSFDSVTEEFEEFILPESIINSHNLHLHSFEEKPCLMSHWYCSDEEDWDRDEFWVLEDKRWKRNRPFYYPKNGYSTMGVIDDNVLMKKNDYRNGVVDLFFVNYETREDRTTGIKLAITRIGYEEVFYVFPYTESLVLLN; encoded by the exons ATGGCGTCCACAATTTGTAAGAAAGAAATCTTGATGGACATCCTCGTAAGACTACCAGCAAAAACCCTAATGCGGTTTCTATGTGCATGCAAAGCATGGAGTGATATGATCAGCAGCCCTGATTTTGTCTCTAAAAATCTTAACACGAATTTCACGAAACGCAAAAATATGCATCTAATTTGCCTCCACAAACTTTTGGTCGATACGGATGATCCAGATGACGACCAACCTATATGGTCTTTCTTTCACTATGAAACATTTGAGCAGGGCTTGAGGTTAAGCCATCCCTCAGGGAGCACAGAACATTATGGGATTTATGGTTCGAGCATTGGATTAGTTTGCATTTCGCATACTGAAGAAGGTTTGAGTTGCAGGAGTCCTATAATCATATGGAATCCATCTATCAATAAATTTAAGACGCTTCCATCAAGCACAAACAATAAGTTCCGATACATGTCCCTCCAGTTTGGGTACCATCCTGGCGATAATGACTACAAGGTAGTAAGAATGATCTGGTTTAACAAGGATGTTTTCGCAGTCGAAGTTTATTCTCTTAGCAGCAACTCTTGGAAGATATTTGAAGAAATTCCTCCATGGTTAAAATACAATTTTAAACATCATGAAG GTACATTCATAAATGGAGTAGCCTACCGAATTCTCGAGAAGCATTATATGTATACCCTCATGTCTTTCGATTCAGTCACGGAAGAATTTGAAGAATTCATATTACCAGAATCTATCATCAATTCACATAATTTACATCTACACTCTTTCGAGGAAAAGCCTTGCTTGATGTCTCACTGGTACTGTTCTGATGAGGAGGACTGGGATAGAGATGAGTTCTGGGTCCTTGAAGACAAACGTTGGAAACGTAATCGTCCTTTTTATTATCCTAAGAATGGTTATAGTACAATGGGGGTTATAGATGATAATGTGCTTATGAAAAAAAATGATTACAGAAATGGCGTAGTAGACTTGTTTTTTGTGAATTACGAAACCAGGGAAGATCGTACAACAGGAATTAAGTTGGCCATCACGAGAATAGGCTATGAAGAAGTGTTTTATGTATTTCCCTACACAGAGAGTTTGGTATTACTGAACTGA
- the LOC101311110 gene encoding beta-fructofuranosidase, insoluble isoenzyme CWINV1-like: protein MIFSSSLWHFCILSLLLSYGVLQTSELTSAHHYRTGYHFQPRRNWMNDPNGPLIYKGIYHLFYQYNPRGTGAGYRHIVWAHSTSTDLINWIPHNDAIYPSETFDINGCWSGSVTILPGGKPAIFYTGVNSQNEQAQNLAFPRNLSDPFLKEWVKIPQNPLISATPANHINASSFRDPSTAWLGPDHRWRLIVGSRKGKTGLAILYRSRDFLKWTKAKHPLHSTKENGMWECPDFFPVSKTKLLGLDTSATGPNVKHVFKVSLDNTKKEYYTTGTYNVEKDIYIPDKGSVESDNSGLRYDYGKFYASKTFFDSAKNRRILWGWINESSSVKGDINKGWSGLQAVPRTVLLDKSGKELVQWPIVELEKLRTKHVKLPNIVLKEGSLHRVLGVTPAQAVVEITFEISDLKKAEVFDPSWTDPQTLCSKKGASVKGGLGPFGLLVLASKGLKENTAVFYRIFKSQNNKYKYVVLMCSDQSRSSLNQDNDMITYGTFVNVDPVHEKLSLRSLIDHSIVESFGGLGKACITARVYPKLTVDGDTRLYIFNYGNESVEITGDVWSMKTAKMN from the exons ATGATATTCTCCTCATCTCTTTGGCATTTCTGCATTCTTTCTCTTTTGCTCTCTTATGGTGTTCTTCAGACTTCCGAACTGACTTCAGCACATCATTACCGAACTGGCTATCATTTCCAGCCCCGAAGGAACTGGATGAATG ATCCAAATG GGCCACTGATTTACAAGGGAATTTACCATCTTTTCTATCAATACAATCCCAGGGGTACCGGTGCAGGTTATCGCCATATTGTTTGGGCACATTCTACATCAACTGATCTTATTAATTGGATCCCGCATAATGATGCTATTTACCCATCAGAGACGTTTGATATCAATGGTTGTTGGTCGGGGTCAGTTACAATCCTTCCCGGCGGTAAGCCGGCCATTTTTTATACCGGAGTCAACTCCCAAAACGAGCAAGCTCAAAACTTGGCCTTCCCCAGAAACCTCTCAGACCCATTCCTTAAGGAATGGGTTAAGATCCCACAAAACCCGTTAATTAGCGCAACCCCAGCTAATCATATAAATGCATCCTCATTTAGGGACCCAAGTACTGCTTGGTTAGGACCCGATCATAGATGGAGATTAATCGTTGGTAGCCGAAAGGGCAAAACAGGCTTAGCTATCTTATATAGAAGCAGAGATTTCCTCAAATGGACCAAGGCAAAGCATCCACTTCATTCCACAAAGGAAAATGGAATGTGGGAATGCCCTGATTTTTTCCCAGTGTCAAAGACTAAGTTGCTCGGTCTTGACACATCTGCAACTGGTCCGAATGTTAAGCATGTGTTCAAAGTAAGCTTGGACAATACTAAGAAAGAGTACTACACAACTGGGACATATAATGTGGAAAAGGATATCTATATCCCAGATAAGGGATCTGTTGAGAGTGATAATTCTGGCTTGAGATATGATTATGGGAAGTTTTATGCTTCAAAAACCTTTTTTGACAGTGCAAAGAACCGCAGAATCTTGTGGGGTTGGATCAATGAGTCCTCAAGTGTTAAAGGTGACATCAACAAAGGATGGTCTGGACTCCAG GCAGTTCCAAGGACCGTTTTGCTTGATAAGTCTGGAAAAGAATTGGTGCAATGGCCCATTGTAGAACTTGAAAAGTTGAGAACGAAGCATGTCAAGTTGCCCAACATTGTGCTCAAGGAAGGATCACTCCATAGAGTACTCGGTGTTACACCAGCACAA GCTGTTGTAGAAATCACATTTGAGATTAGTGATTTGAAGAAAGCAGAAGTGTTTGATCCAAGTTGGACTGATCCTCAAACTTTGTGTAGTAAAAAAGGTGCTTCAGTTAAAGGTGGTCTTGGACCATTTGGTTTACTGGTTTTGGCTTCAAAGGGATTGAAAGAAAATACAGCAGTATTCTATAGGATATTCAAATCTCAGAACAACAAGTACAAATATGTAGTGCTCATGTGTAGCGACCAAAGCAG GTCGTCCTTGAATCAAGATAATGATATGATCACATATGGGACTTTTGTAAATGTGGATCCAGTTCATGAAAAGCTATCCCTAAGAAGCTTA ATCGATCATTCGATAGTGGAAAGTTTTGGAGGACTAGGCAAGGCATGTATAACTGCAAGAGTTTATCCTAAATTGACTGTTGATGGTGATACCCGATTATATATTTTCAATTATGGAAATGAGAGTGTCGAAATTACAGGAGATGTATGGAGCATGAAAACTGCTAAAATGAATTGA
- the LOC101298242 gene encoding cell wall / vacuolar inhibitor of fructosidase 1-like gives MDAKLIEQTCNKTPHPILCVYSLKSDPRSARADVPGLALIMVDVVSGKVKGILKKLDTLLKQSPSNKALQNCNQDYHIVLNIEISAAKGAITLGDPKFAEQYMNDASNSADSCEREFKGRSPLTKLNKDIVDVSRVASAIVKILE, from the coding sequence ATGGATGCCAAGCTTATTGAACAAACATGCAACAAAACACCACATCCTATTTTGTGTGTCTATTCTCTCAAATCTGACCCTCGAAGCGCGCGGGCGGATGTTCCAGGCTTGGCTCTTATAATGGTGGACGTTGTTAGTGGGAAAGTAAAAGGTATTCTGAAAAAACTTGATACATTGCTTAAACAGAGCCCAAGCAATAAAGCCTTGCAAAATTGCAATCAAGATTACCATATAGTTTTAAACATTGAAATCAGTGCAGCCAAAGGAGCAATTACTCTGGGTGACCCTAAGTTTGCAGAACAGTACATGAACGATGCTAGCAACAGTGCTGATTCATGTGAGCGAGAATTTAAAGGTAGGTCCCCTCTAACAAAGCTGAACAAAGATATAGTTGATGTTTCAAGGGTGGCTTCAGCAATAGTGAAGATTTTAGAATAG